One Agrococcus jenensis genomic region harbors:
- a CDS encoding ABC transporter ATP-binding protein, which translates to MAIEVRGVGAVRRGRRAVPVPDLSLGGPGLVRVRGANGAGKSTLIELLAGGIAPAVGEVRICGVRADARAARGLRRVCRTEIALLGHVALRRHATLFARAAAVPALEALGALADEGLADRLDDRVDALSTGEARRAWMRLTTLGAAPVLLLDEPLLGVDEAAAEALRERIDAWAVERLVVVVDHGRRDWGGRALDLSQPRARISP; encoded by the coding sequence ATGGCGATCGAGGTCCGCGGCGTCGGCGCGGTGCGTCGGGGCAGGCGTGCCGTGCCCGTGCCGGACCTGTCGCTCGGCGGACCGGGCCTCGTGCGGGTGCGCGGCGCGAACGGCGCCGGCAAGAGCACGCTCATCGAGCTGCTCGCGGGCGGCATCGCCCCGGCCGTCGGCGAGGTGCGGATCTGCGGGGTGCGCGCGGACGCGCGCGCGGCGCGCGGCCTGCGGCGCGTGTGCCGCACCGAGATCGCGCTGCTGGGCCACGTGGCGCTCCGGCGGCACGCGACGCTCTTCGCCAGAGCCGCCGCCGTGCCCGCCCTCGAGGCGCTCGGCGCGCTCGCCGACGAGGGCCTCGCCGACCGGCTCGACGATCGGGTCGATGCCCTCTCGACCGGCGAGGCGCGTCGCGCCTGGATGCGGCTGACGACGCTGGGCGCCGCGCCGGTGCTGCTGCTCGACGAACCGCTGCTCGGCGTCGACGAGGCCGCCGCGGAGGCGCTCCGCGAGCGCATCGACGCCTGGGCGGTGGAGCGGCTCGTGGTCGTGGTCGACCACGGCCGTCGCGACTGGGGCGGGCGCGCCCTCGACCTCTCGCAGCCCCGGGCACGGATCTCGCCGTGA
- a CDS encoding ABC transporter ATP-binding protein: MRAAIEVAGLTAAFGGRTVLDGVAFTVPWGAVTGFVGVNGAGKTTTLRRIVGLEAGGGVARVAGKAYADLEAPAEMLGCCPDVLGAAPGQTAAQHLDALALRAGLDRGAARRALADVGLSGVDGRIRALSLGQRRRLAIAGALLAEPRVLVLDEPFDGLDPGGRRWLSARLRAHADAGGAVLLSAHALHEAEPLLDRLVCLHAGAVRFEGPTEAFLRAHASPVVLVRSLDQPRLARALQAAGAVVHRRSGDALAVRELDAAAIARVAARLGVLLTELAPRRTTLSDAFAAAVGAAP; encoded by the coding sequence GTGAGGGCGGCCATCGAGGTCGCGGGGCTCACGGCGGCGTTCGGCGGGCGGACGGTGCTCGACGGCGTCGCGTTCACCGTGCCCTGGGGCGCCGTGACCGGCTTCGTCGGGGTCAACGGAGCGGGCAAGACCACGACGCTGCGCCGCATCGTCGGGCTCGAGGCAGGCGGCGGCGTCGCGAGGGTGGCGGGGAAGGCCTACGCCGACCTCGAGGCGCCTGCCGAGATGCTCGGCTGCTGCCCGGACGTGCTCGGCGCCGCGCCGGGCCAGACCGCCGCGCAGCACCTCGACGCGCTCGCCCTCCGCGCGGGCCTCGACCGCGGCGCCGCGCGTCGGGCGCTCGCCGACGTCGGGCTCTCGGGCGTCGACGGACGCATCCGCGCGCTGTCGCTCGGCCAGCGCCGCCGGCTCGCGATCGCGGGCGCGCTGCTGGCCGAGCCGCGCGTGCTCGTGCTCGACGAGCCGTTCGACGGGCTCGATCCCGGCGGCCGCCGATGGCTCTCGGCGCGGCTGCGGGCGCACGCCGATGCCGGGGGCGCGGTGCTGCTGTCGGCGCACGCGCTCCATGAGGCGGAGCCGCTGCTCGACCGGCTCGTGTGCCTCCACGCGGGTGCCGTGCGCTTCGAGGGCCCGACCGAGGCGTTCCTGCGCGCGCACGCCTCGCCGGTCGTGCTCGTGCGCTCGCTCGACCAGCCGCGGCTCGCGAGGGCGCTGCAGGCGGCGGGCGCCGTCGTGCACCGCCGCAGCGGCGACGCGCTCGCGGTGCGCGAGCTCGATGCGGCGGCGATCGCACGCGTCGCCGCGCGCCTCGGGGTGCTGCTGACCGAGCTCGCGCCGCGGCGCACCACGCTGAGCGACGCCTTCGCCGCAGCCGTCGGGGCCGCCCCGTGA
- a CDS encoding HPr family phosphocarrier protein: MAERTVTVESAHGLHARPASLFAQAAAKASSPVTVTKGDKQVNAASILSVISLGVSKGDEVTIASDDEATLDELEQLLSTDHDA, encoded by the coding sequence ATGGCCGAGCGCACCGTCACCGTCGAGTCCGCGCACGGGCTCCACGCCCGCCCCGCATCCCTGTTCGCGCAGGCTGCGGCGAAGGCGTCCAGCCCCGTGACCGTCACGAAGGGCGACAAGCAGGTCAACGCCGCCAGCATCCTGTCGGTCATCTCGCTCGGCGTCTCCAAGGGCGACGAGGTGACGATCGCCTCGGACGACGAGGCGACGCTCGACGAGCTCGAGCAGCTCCTCTCCACCGATCACGACGCCTGA
- a CDS encoding PTS mannitol transporter subunit IICB: MTTTAAPAQTGGARVAVQKFGTFLSGMIMPNIPALIAWGILTALFIPVGPFPNEGLATIVGPTIHYLLPILIAGTGGRMVYETRGAVVGAFAVMGAIAGSDLLIDRINAEGEGGLGYVHMFIGAMILGPLSAWVMKQLDKLWDGKVKAGFEMLVNMFSAGIVAFLMGLVGFYIVAPIVNWIMSVVGGAVGWLVETGLLPLASILIEPAKVFFLNNAINHGVLTPLGTTEVANDGSSILFLLEANPGPGLGLLLAFSVFGVGAARATAPGAAIIQFLGGIHEVYFPYALMKPTLILALVLGGASGVATNMLLNTGLAGPAAPGSIFAVAVQAGLVGGGNLVGVLLSVVIATAVTFAVAAVILRAGRKRDLEREAAGDDALGAAVAQTTANKGKESAHLSNLTAASGAPGATAPAGAAGGTSVAAEPIRKIVFACDAGMGSSAMGASVLRNKIKKAGIEGVEVTNIAIANLDASTADLIVTHRDLTDRARQRTPDAMHVSVENFMNSPKYDEVVRLVDESNAQ; encoded by the coding sequence ATGACCACCACCGCAGCACCGGCTCAGACGGGCGGCGCTCGCGTCGCCGTCCAGAAGTTCGGCACCTTCCTCTCCGGCATGATCATGCCGAACATCCCGGCGCTCATCGCGTGGGGCATCCTCACCGCGCTCTTCATCCCTGTCGGTCCGTTCCCGAACGAGGGGCTCGCCACGATCGTCGGCCCGACGATCCACTACCTGCTGCCCATCCTCATCGCCGGCACCGGCGGCCGGATGGTCTACGAGACGCGCGGCGCCGTCGTCGGCGCCTTCGCGGTCATGGGTGCGATCGCCGGCTCCGACCTGCTGATCGACCGGATCAACGCCGAGGGCGAGGGCGGCCTCGGCTACGTCCACATGTTCATCGGCGCGATGATCCTCGGCCCGCTGTCCGCATGGGTCATGAAGCAGCTCGACAAGCTCTGGGACGGCAAGGTCAAGGCCGGCTTCGAGATGCTCGTCAACATGTTCTCGGCGGGCATCGTCGCGTTCCTCATGGGGCTCGTCGGCTTCTACATCGTCGCCCCGATCGTCAACTGGATCATGTCGGTCGTCGGCGGCGCCGTCGGCTGGCTCGTCGAGACCGGCCTGCTGCCGCTCGCGTCGATCCTCATCGAGCCGGCGAAGGTCTTCTTCCTCAACAACGCCATCAACCACGGCGTGCTCACCCCGCTCGGCACCACCGAGGTCGCGAACGACGGCAGCTCGATCCTGTTCCTCCTCGAGGCGAACCCCGGACCGGGCCTCGGCCTGCTGCTCGCGTTCTCCGTCTTCGGCGTCGGCGCCGCGCGCGCCACCGCTCCGGGCGCGGCGATCATCCAGTTCCTCGGCGGCATCCACGAGGTCTACTTCCCGTACGCCCTCATGAAGCCGACGCTCATCCTCGCGCTCGTGCTCGGCGGCGCCTCCGGCGTCGCGACGAACATGCTGCTGAACACCGGCCTCGCCGGGCCCGCGGCCCCCGGCAGCATCTTCGCCGTGGCCGTGCAGGCCGGCCTCGTCGGCGGCGGCAACCTCGTGGGCGTGCTGCTCTCGGTCGTCATCGCCACCGCGGTGACGTTCGCCGTCGCTGCGGTCATCCTGCGCGCCGGTCGCAAGCGCGACCTCGAGCGCGAGGCTGCGGGCGACGACGCGCTCGGTGCCGCCGTCGCGCAGACGACGGCGAACAAGGGCAAGGAGTCGGCGCACCTGTCGAACCTGACCGCCGCATCGGGCGCGCCGGGCGCCACGGCGCCGGCCGGTGCAGCAGGTGGCACCTCCGTCGCTGCGGAGCCGATCCGGAAGATCGTCTTCGCGTGCGACGCCGGCATGGGCTCGAGCGCGATGGGCGCGAGCGTGCTGCGCAACAAGATCAAGAAGGCCGGCATCGAGGGGGTCGAGGTCACGAACATCGCGATCGCGAACCTCGACGCGTCGACGGCCGACCTGATCGTCACGCACCGCGACCTCACCGACCGCGCGCGGCAGCGCACGCCCGACGCCATGCACGTCTCGGTCGAGAACTTCATGAACAGCCCGAAGTACGACGAGGTCGTCCGCCTCGTCGACGAGTCCAACGCGCAGTAG
- a CDS encoding PTS sugar transporter subunit IIA translates to MPVLSIEQITTTPKAATKDEAIQEAADMLVAAGAVTTDYADAMREREASVSTYMGNLLAIPHGTNESKGAILDSALSVARYDEPLDWDGNPVKFVVGIAGKDGGHLEILSKIAIVFADEDEVAKLEAAPDAAAILELLGDVNE, encoded by the coding sequence ATGCCCGTCCTCTCGATCGAGCAGATCACGACCACCCCGAAGGCCGCCACGAAGGACGAGGCGATCCAGGAGGCCGCCGACATGCTCGTCGCCGCGGGCGCCGTCACGACCGACTACGCCGACGCCATGCGGGAGCGGGAGGCGAGCGTGTCGACCTACATGGGCAACCTGCTCGCCATCCCGCACGGCACGAACGAGTCGAAGGGCGCGATCCTCGACTCGGCGCTCTCGGTCGCGCGCTACGACGAGCCGCTCGACTGGGACGGCAACCCGGTGAAGTTCGTGGTCGGCATCGCCGGCAAGGACGGCGGCCACCTCGAGATCCTGTCGAAGATCGCCATCGTCTTCGCCGACGAGGACGAGGTCGCCAAGCTCGAGGCCGCCCCCGACGCGGCGGCGATCCTCGAGCTGCTCGGCGACGTCAACGAGTGA
- a CDS encoding mannitol-1-phosphate 5-dehydrogenase: MRAVHFGAGNIGRGFVGLILHRAGYDVTFVDVNPELIGMLQQADAYQVREVGPDARIHTVTGFTGIDSSADPDAAARAVAEADVVTCAVGPTVLRFIAPVIRAGLALRDGDPVTVMACENAIGASDTLRELVLDGAPELADRAVFANTAVDRIIPPQDPHGLDVVVEDFFEWSIDRGPFAGTSSAVAAPTIPDAHFVDDLAPFIERKLFTVNTGHATTAYAGYAAGIETIAEALQSPEIRAAVEASLADTSRLLVAKFGFDPDEHAAYVARAIARFENPALPDTCERIGRQPLRKLSRHERFVQPAAELAERGESADALVAAYASALRFDAESDEQAAELQRLLAELDPAAFVAEVSGIDGGPLQAQLVGVVQAAKG, from the coding sequence ATGCGGGCCGTCCACTTCGGCGCCGGCAACATCGGCCGCGGCTTCGTCGGGCTGATCCTGCACCGCGCCGGATATGACGTGACCTTCGTCGACGTCAACCCCGAGCTCATCGGCATGCTGCAGCAGGCAGACGCGTACCAGGTGCGCGAGGTGGGGCCGGACGCCCGGATCCACACGGTCACGGGGTTCACGGGCATCGACTCGTCGGCCGACCCGGATGCGGCGGCCCGCGCGGTCGCGGAGGCCGACGTCGTCACGTGCGCCGTCGGCCCGACGGTGCTGCGCTTCATCGCGCCGGTGATCCGTGCGGGGCTCGCGCTCCGCGACGGGGACCCGGTGACGGTGATGGCGTGCGAGAACGCGATCGGCGCCTCCGACACCCTGCGCGAGCTCGTGCTCGACGGAGCCCCCGAGCTGGCCGACCGAGCGGTCTTCGCCAACACGGCCGTCGACCGCATCATCCCGCCGCAGGACCCCCACGGCCTCGACGTCGTGGTCGAGGACTTCTTCGAGTGGTCGATCGACCGAGGGCCGTTCGCCGGCACGTCGTCCGCGGTGGCCGCCCCGACGATCCCCGACGCCCACTTCGTCGACGACCTCGCGCCCTTCATCGAGCGCAAGCTGTTCACGGTGAACACGGGCCACGCCACGACCGCCTACGCCGGCTACGCGGCCGGCATCGAGACGATCGCCGAGGCGCTGCAGTCGCCCGAGATCCGCGCGGCGGTCGAGGCCTCGCTGGCCGACACGTCGCGCCTGCTCGTGGCGAAGTTCGGCTTCGACCCCGACGAGCACGCCGCCTACGTCGCTCGCGCGATCGCGCGCTTCGAGAACCCCGCGCTGCCTGACACGTGTGAGCGGATCGGCCGCCAGCCGCTGCGCAAGCTGTCGCGCCACGAGCGCTTCGTGCAGCCGGCCGCCGAGCTCGCCGAGCGCGGCGAGTCGGCGGACGCCCTCGTCGCCGCGTACGCGAGCGCGCTGCGCTTCGACGCCGAGAGCGACGAGCAGGCCGCAGAGCTGCAGCGGCTGCTCGCCGAGCTCGACCCGGCGGCGTTCGTCGCCGAGGTGAGCGGCATCGACGGCGGGCCGCTGCAGGCGCAGCTCGTCGGCGTGGTGCAGGCCGCGAAGGGCTGA
- a CDS encoding DUF3419 domain-containing protein translates to MLTRGSRRKGRSSANPRQQLLHGWDWSDPRIELEELAPASRVLVTAGAGEVAAALAAAGHRVSALGANREQLDYARRRVGGGPFEPGAAERLFDLGRGMVRAASPAWSRRRVRQFLQEDDPLRAAAEWKARLDNRTLSSILRTMLGPAGALSALILRDFSTPIPPHFDEAIRGRIARALRKHPPSGNPYAWRLLLGEDLPGHRLPAVDPAAIEWIDEPLLDHLERSQPGRYDAISLSNVVDGADERWVRDLRKAAVRAVTPGGPVIARSFATTMDDEAAKRARRDRAMLWGSIVVHR, encoded by the coding sequence GTGCTGACCCGGGGCTCGCGGCGCAAGGGCCGCTCGAGCGCGAACCCGCGCCAGCAGCTGCTGCACGGCTGGGACTGGAGCGACCCGCGGATCGAGCTCGAGGAGCTCGCCCCGGCGAGCCGCGTGCTCGTCACCGCCGGCGCGGGCGAGGTCGCCGCGGCGCTCGCCGCCGCCGGCCACCGGGTGTCTGCGCTCGGCGCGAACCGCGAGCAGCTCGACTACGCCCGCCGCCGCGTCGGGGGCGGCCCGTTCGAGCCCGGTGCAGCGGAGCGGCTGTTCGACCTCGGGCGCGGCATGGTGCGCGCGGCGAGCCCGGCGTGGAGCCGCCGGCGGGTGCGGCAGTTCCTGCAGGAGGACGACCCGCTCCGCGCCGCCGCGGAGTGGAAGGCACGGCTCGACAACCGCACGCTCTCGTCGATCCTGCGCACGATGCTCGGGCCCGCCGGCGCGCTCTCGGCGCTCATCCTGCGCGACTTCTCGACGCCCATCCCGCCGCACTTCGACGAGGCCATCCGCGGCCGCATCGCTCGCGCGCTCCGCAAGCACCCGCCGAGCGGCAACCCGTACGCGTGGCGGCTGCTGCTGGGGGAGGACCTGCCGGGGCACCGGCTGCCCGCCGTCGACCCCGCCGCGATCGAGTGGATCGACGAGCCGCTCCTCGACCACCTCGAGCGCTCCCAGCCCGGCCGCTACGACGCCATCTCGCTCTCGAACGTGGTCGACGGGGCGGACGAGCGCTGGGTGCGCGACCTGCGGAAGGCAGCCGTGCGGGCGGTCACCCCTGGCGGTCCCGTCATCGCGCGGTCGTTCGCGACCACGATGGACGACGAGGCGGCGAAGCGCGCGCGTCGCGACCGGGCGATGCTGTGGGGCTCGATCGTCGTGCACCGCTGA
- the infA gene encoding translation initiation factor IF-1, producing MAKKDGVIEIEGSVIEALPNAMFRVELSNGHVVLAHISGKMRQNYIRILQEDRVIVELSPYDLSRGRIVYRYK from the coding sequence ATGGCCAAGAAAGACGGCGTCATCGAGATCGAAGGCTCGGTGATCGAAGCGCTCCCGAACGCGATGTTCCGCGTCGAGCTCTCGAACGGGCACGTGGTGCTCGCACACATCTCCGGCAAGATGCGGCAGAACTACATCCGCATCCTGCAGGAAGACCGAGTGATCGTGGAGCTGAGCCCATACGACCTCAGTCGCGGTCGCATCGTCTACCGCTACAAGTAA
- the rpmJ gene encoding 50S ribosomal protein L36 — translation MKVNPSVKPICDKCKVIRRHGRVMVICENPRHKQRQG, via the coding sequence ATGAAGGTCAACCCCAGCGTCAAGCCCATCTGCGACAAGTGCAAGGTCATCCGCCGGCACGGTCGCGTGATGGTCATCTGCGAGAACCCCCGCCACAAGCAGCGGCAGGGTTGA
- the rpsM gene encoding 30S ribosomal protein S13 translates to MARIAGVDIPRDKRVEIALTYIFGVGRTRSIATLEATGIDRNTRVKDLTDDQLVVLRDHIEGTFKVEGDLRREVAADIRRKVEIGSYQGIRHRRGLPVHGQRTKTNARTRKGKKQTVAGKKKAGR, encoded by the coding sequence ATGGCACGCATCGCAGGTGTCGACATCCCGCGCGACAAGCGCGTGGAGATCGCACTGACGTACATCTTCGGCGTCGGCCGCACCCGGTCGATCGCAACGCTCGAGGCCACCGGCATCGATCGCAACACGCGCGTCAAGGACCTCACGGACGACCAGCTCGTCGTGCTCCGCGACCACATCGAGGGCACGTTCAAGGTGGAGGGCGACCTCCGTCGCGAGGTCGCCGCGGACATCCGCCGCAAGGTCGAGATCGGCTCGTACCAGGGCATCCGCCACCGTCGCGGTCTCCCCGTGCACGGCCAGCGCACCAAGACCAACGCGCGCACCCGCAAGGGCAAGAAGCAGACGGTCGCCGGCAAGAAGAAGGCCGGCCGCTAG
- the rpsK gene encoding 30S ribosomal protein S11, translated as MAAPKSAVRKPRRKDKKNIAVGQAHIKSTFNNTIVSITDTTGAVITQASGGAVGMKGSRKSTPYAAQLAAESAARQAQDHGMKKVDVFVKGAGSGRETAIRSLQAAGLEIGAIHDVTPQAHNGVRPPKPRRN; from the coding sequence ATGGCAGCTCCCAAGTCCGCGGTCCGCAAGCCGCGTCGCAAGGACAAGAAGAACATCGCTGTGGGCCAGGCCCACATCAAGTCGACGTTCAACAACACGATCGTGTCGATCACCGACACCACCGGCGCCGTCATCACGCAGGCATCGGGCGGTGCGGTCGGCATGAAGGGCTCGCGCAAGTCGACGCCCTACGCCGCCCAGCTGGCAGCCGAGTCGGCCGCCCGCCAGGCGCAGGACCACGGCATGAAGAAGGTCGACGTCTTCGTCAAGGGCGCAGGCTCCGGCCGTGAGACGGCGATCCGCTCGCTCCAGGCCGCCGGCCTGGAGATCGGTGCGATCCACGACGTGACGCCGCAGGCGCACAACGGCGTCCGCCCGCCGAAGCCCCGCCGCAACTAA
- a CDS encoding DNA-directed RNA polymerase subunit alpha, giving the protein MLIAQRPTVTEEIIAEHRSRFTIEPLEPGFGYTLGNSLRRTLLSSIPGAAVTSIRLDGVLHEFSTIAGVKEDVTEMILNIKQLVVSSEHDEPVVAYLSRQGAGTVTAADITAPAGVEIHNPELVLATLNDSAKLQLELTIERGRGYVSAAQNRDEFAEAGVIPIDSIYSPVLKVTYRVDATRAGERTDFDSLVVDVEAKPAITPRDAIASAGRTLVELFGLTRDLNAEAEGIEIGQAPAEAIGSGELATPIEELDLSVRSYNCLKREGINTVSELVALSETQLMNIRNFGQKSVDEVKDKLVELGLSLKDAVPGFDGAHFYSGYDEDAR; this is encoded by the coding sequence GTGCTGATCGCCCAGCGCCCCACTGTCACCGAGGAGATCATCGCCGAGCACCGCTCGCGGTTCACGATCGAGCCGCTCGAGCCAGGCTTCGGCTACACCCTCGGCAACTCCCTCCGCCGCACCCTCCTGTCGTCGATCCCCGGCGCAGCCGTCACGAGCATCCGTCTCGATGGCGTCCTGCACGAGTTCTCGACGATCGCCGGCGTGAAGGAGGACGTCACCGAGATGATCCTCAACATCAAGCAGCTCGTGGTCTCGTCGGAGCACGACGAGCCCGTGGTCGCCTACCTCTCGCGCCAGGGCGCGGGCACGGTGACGGCCGCCGACATCACCGCTCCGGCCGGTGTCGAGATCCACAACCCCGAGCTCGTGCTCGCGACGCTGAACGACTCGGCGAAGCTGCAGCTCGAGCTGACGATCGAGCGTGGCCGCGGCTACGTCTCGGCTGCGCAGAACCGCGACGAGTTCGCCGAGGCCGGGGTCATCCCGATCGACTCGATCTACTCGCCCGTGCTCAAGGTCACCTACCGCGTCGACGCGACGCGCGCCGGTGAGCGCACCGACTTCGACTCGCTCGTCGTCGACGTCGAGGCGAAGCCGGCGATCACGCCGCGCGACGCCATCGCGTCGGCCGGTCGCACGCTCGTCGAGCTGTTCGGCCTGACGCGCGACCTGAACGCCGAGGCGGAGGGCATCGAGATCGGCCAGGCGCCGGCCGAGGCCATCGGCTCCGGCGAGCTCGCCACGCCGATCGAGGAGCTCGACCTGTCGGTCCGCTCGTACAACTGCCTCAAGCGCGAGGGCATCAACACGGTGTCCGAGCTCGTGGCGCTGAGCGAGACGCAGCTCATGAACATCCGCAACTTCGGCCAGAAGTCGGTCGACGAGGTCAAGGACAAGCTCGTCGAGCTCGGCCTGTCCCTCAAGGACGCGGTGCCCGGCTTCGACGGCGCGCACTTCTACAGCGGTTACGACGAGGACGCTCGCTGA
- the rplQ gene encoding 50S ribosomal protein L17, with product MPKPTKGPRLGGGPAHERLLLANLAAALFTHKSIKTTETKAKRLRPIAERLITFAKRGDLHARRRVLGVIGDKGVVHELFTEIAPLVAEREGGYTRITKLGFRKGDNAPMAQIELVLEPVQKKVSKSKASAAATSAAADQQAEEAKVDEAPVEEAVVDPTEAAEADAAAADVATTEAPEAGDEAVEAEPAKDETK from the coding sequence ATGCCCAAGCCCACCAAGGGTCCCCGCCTCGGAGGCGGTCCTGCGCACGAGCGCCTGCTGCTCGCGAACCTCGCGGCCGCGCTCTTCACGCACAAGTCGATCAAGACGACCGAGACGAAGGCCAAGCGCCTCCGCCCGATCGCTGAGCGCCTCATCACGTTCGCCAAGCGCGGCGACCTGCACGCGCGCCGTCGCGTGCTCGGCGTGATCGGCGACAAGGGCGTCGTGCACGAGCTCTTCACCGAGATCGCGCCGCTCGTCGCGGAGCGCGAGGGCGGCTACACCCGCATCACGAAGCTCGGCTTCCGCAAGGGCGACAACGCCCCCATGGCGCAGATCGAGCTCGTGCTCGAGCCGGTGCAGAAGAAGGTCTCGAAGTCGAAGGCATCCGCCGCTGCGACGTCGGCAGCCGCCGACCAGCAGGCCGAGGAGGCCAAGGTCGACGAGGCTCCGGTCGAGGAGGCCGTGGTCGACCCGACCGAGGCCGCCGAGGCCGACGCCGCTGCAGCCGACGTCGCGACCACCGAGGCGCCCGAGGCGGGCGACGAGGCCGTCGAGGCAGAGCCCGCCAAGGACGAGACCAAGTAG
- a CDS encoding glycoside hydrolase family 15 protein: protein MPTPPQPIEDYAVIGDRTTAALVGRDGSIDWLCLPHFDSPACFAAMLGEREHGRWRIGPTGPATTTRRYLPGSLVLETTHETATGTVRITDAMPTGDDRADVVRIIDGVDGVVELEQDLVVRFGYGRVPPWFRRVREHGEEVLVAIAGPDRLVLRGAPLPRAHRHAHRSTFEVRAGERFELDLCWQHSWLPIAEPVGEAEVVRTTIAESSDWLASLDYEGPYLEAVQTSVLVLRSLTDDATGGILAAPTTSLPESPGGERNWDYRFTWLRDASLSVDAMLAVRLDERVGLWRDWLLRAIAGDPADMRIMYRRDGGRELPELELDHLPGYGGATPVRIGNGAAEQRQHDVLGQVMLTLERLRDIGLADTLDAWHLQRALLDELATHWEQPDHGLWEMRGEPQRFTHSRAMMWAAFDCGVRAVESGCDGDPTRWIELRDLLRDEVLTLGFDAATGSFRQHYDTSEVDASLLQLPTIGIVDARDPRFLGTIARIEQELLVDGLPLRYRTTGVDGLAGDEHPFVLCAFWLVIAYAQCGRLDDARALMERLIALRNDVGLLAEEIDPATGHHWGNFPQAFSHLGLVLAAAEIAKAERRAG from the coding sequence ATGCCGACGCCCCCGCAGCCCATCGAGGACTACGCCGTGATCGGCGACCGCACCACCGCCGCGCTCGTGGGCCGGGACGGCTCCATCGACTGGCTCTGCCTGCCCCACTTCGACTCCCCCGCGTGCTTCGCCGCCATGCTCGGGGAGCGCGAGCACGGCCGCTGGCGGATCGGCCCGACGGGCCCGGCCACGACCACGCGCCGCTACCTGCCCGGCAGCCTCGTGCTCGAGACCACGCACGAGACCGCGACCGGCACGGTGCGCATCACGGATGCGATGCCGACGGGCGACGACCGCGCCGACGTCGTGCGCATCATCGACGGCGTCGACGGCGTCGTCGAGCTCGAGCAGGACCTCGTCGTGCGCTTCGGCTACGGGCGCGTGCCGCCGTGGTTCCGGCGCGTCCGCGAGCACGGCGAGGAGGTGCTCGTGGCGATCGCCGGACCCGACCGGCTCGTGCTGCGCGGGGCGCCGCTGCCGAGGGCCCACCGGCACGCGCACCGCTCGACCTTCGAGGTGCGCGCGGGCGAGCGCTTCGAGCTCGACCTGTGCTGGCAGCACTCGTGGCTGCCGATCGCCGAGCCCGTCGGGGAGGCCGAGGTCGTGCGCACGACGATCGCCGAGTCGTCCGACTGGCTCGCGAGCCTCGACTACGAGGGCCCCTACCTCGAGGCGGTGCAGACGAGCGTGCTCGTGCTGCGCTCCCTCACCGATGACGCGACGGGCGGCATCCTGGCCGCCCCGACGACGTCGCTGCCCGAGTCACCCGGCGGCGAGCGCAACTGGGACTACCGCTTCACCTGGCTGCGCGACGCATCGCTCTCGGTCGACGCGATGCTGGCCGTGCGCCTCGACGAGCGCGTGGGGCTGTGGCGCGACTGGCTGCTGCGCGCGATCGCCGGCGACCCGGCCGACATGCGCATCATGTACCGCCGCGACGGCGGGCGCGAGCTGCCGGAGCTGGAGCTCGACCACCTCCCCGGCTACGGCGGCGCGACGCCTGTGCGGATCGGCAACGGCGCCGCCGAGCAGCGCCAGCACGACGTGCTGGGGCAGGTGATGCTGACGCTCGAGCGGCTGCGCGACATCGGGCTCGCCGACACCCTCGACGCCTGGCACCTGCAGCGGGCGCTGCTCGACGAGCTCGCCACGCACTGGGAGCAGCCGGACCACGGCCTGTGGGAGATGCGCGGCGAGCCGCAGCGGTTCACGCACTCGCGCGCCATGATGTGGGCCGCGTTCGACTGCGGCGTGCGCGCGGTCGAGAGCGGCTGCGACGGCGACCCGACGCGCTGGATCGAGCTGCGGGATCTGCTGCGCGACGAGGTGCTGACCCTCGGCTTCGACGCCGCCACCGGCTCGTTCCGCCAGCACTACGACACGAGCGAGGTGGACGCGTCGCTGCTGCAGCTGCCGACGATCGGCATCGTCGACGCGCGGGACCCGCGCTTCCTCGGCACGATCGCGCGCATCGAGCAGGAGCTGCTCGTCGACGGTCTGCCGCTGCGGTACCGCACGACGGGCGTCGACGGCCTCGCCGGGGACGAGCACCCGTTCGTGCTGTGCGCCTTCTGGCTCGTGATCGCGTACGCGCAGTGCGGACGGCTCGACGATGCGCGCGCACTCATGGAGCGGCTCATCGCGCTCCGCAACGACGTGGGCCTCCTCGCCGAGGAGATCGACCCCGCCACCGGCCACCACTGGGGCAACTTCCCGCAGGCGTTCTCGCACCTCGGCCTCGTGCTCGCGGCGGCCGAGATCGCGAAGGCCGAGCGCCGCGCCGGCTGA